The following are from one region of the Sorghum bicolor cultivar BTx623 chromosome 2, Sorghum_bicolor_NCBIv3, whole genome shotgun sequence genome:
- the LOC8055897 gene encoding uncharacterized protein LOC8055897: MPTAVAEVRPAFGFPRSGKGSGGGHEKEEAVGKRRSDGFFIEEVQEEAEEEVLTDTSSIGAPSPSGSSIGENSSSEAGEDDGEEEVESKLKDGDALGCLDALEDSLPIKKGLSSFYSGKSKSFTSLAEATSTVAAAKELLAKPENPFNKRRRILANWSRRASCSSLATATYLPPLLGPDHAVAEGDEGEEDDSDDDVEYSQLPHRGKNVRDAPALPLPPTRLGGVGMHRRNGLGSFRSPRSFSLSDLHNSSSTDGSD; this comes from the exons ATGCCTACGGCGGTGGCGGAGGTGCGGCCGGCCTTCGGTTTCCCCAGATCCGGGAAGGGGAGCGGCGGCGGGCATGAGAAGGAGGAGGCGGTCGGGAAGAGGAGAAGCGACGGGTTCTTCATAGAGGAGGTCCAGGAGGAGGCGGAGGAAGAGGTGCTGACCGATACCTCGTCGATCGgggcgccgtcgccgtcggGCTCGTCGATCGGTGAgaactcgtcgtcggaggccggcgAGGACGACGGGGAGGAGGAAGTCGAgagcaagctcaaggatggtGATGCGCTCGGTTGCTTGGATGCGCTCGAGGACTCCTTGCCTATCAA GAAGGGCCTCTCGAGCTTCTACTCCGGCAAGTCCAAGTCGTTCACCAGCCTGGCGGAGGCCACGTCGACGGTGGCGGCGGCCAAGGAGCTGCTGGCCAAGCCGGAGAACCCATTCAACAAGCGGCGCCGCATCCTGGCCAACTGGTCCAGGCGAGCCTCCTGCAGCTCGCTGGCCACGGCCACCTACCTGCCTCCGCTCCTGGGCCCCGACCACGCCGTCGCCGAGGGGGACGAGGGCGAGGAGGACGACTCCGACGACGACGTGGAATACAGCCAGCTGCCGCACCGCGGCAAGAACGTCAGGGACGCACCGGCATTGCCACTGCCGCCCACCAGGCTCGGCGGCGTTGGCATGCATAGGAGGAATGGCCTTGGGAGCTTCAGATCTCCGAGGTCCTTCTCACTGTCTGATCTCCACAATAGCAGCAGTACTGATGGTAGTGATTAG
- the LOC8054762 gene encoding classical arabinogalactan protein 9, translated as MASPGDEGLPALPPIKTTTTPLPPPPPSSATVSASASASTSPSAVDSATKAAEEEDHEPSTPTSEGSRLRTPAECPPAPRKPPAPRLPVKRKPPLPSPAPARVFVAVPRDLSTVFRALPPKKRIRVS; from the coding sequence ATGGCGTCGCCCGGCGACGAGGGTCTCCCGGCGCTGCCTCCCATCAAGACGACAACGACACCGCTgccgcccccgccgccgtcgtccgccACGGTCtcggcctcggcctcggcctcgACCTCTCCGTCGGCGGTGGACAGCGCGACGAAGGccgcggaggaggaggatcaCGAGCCGTCGACGCCGACGTCGGAGGGGAGCAGGCTGCGGACGCCCGCCGAGTGCCCGCCGGCCCCGCGCaagccgccggcgccgcggctGCCCGTGAAGCGGAAGCCGCCGCTGCCCTCGCCCGCGCCGGCGCGAGTGTTCGTCGCCGTCCCGCGCGACCTCTCCACTGTCTTCCGGGCGCTGCCTCCCAAGAAGCGGATCCGGGTGTCGTGA